One window of Mus caroli chromosome 11, CAROLI_EIJ_v1.1, whole genome shotgun sequence genomic DNA carries:
- the Fn3krp gene encoding ketosamine-3-kinase — protein METLLKRELGCSSVKATGHSGGGCISQGQSYDTDKGRVFVKVNSKAEARRMFEGEMASLTAILKTGTVKVPKPIKVVDAPGGGSMLVMEHLDMRYLSSHATKLGTQLADLHLENKRLGERLLKEAGTVGKGGEQAERQYVDQFGFDVVTCCGYLPQVNDWQKDWVEFYARQRIQPQMDMVEKKSGDREALELWSALQLKIPDLFRDLEIVPALLHGDLWGGNVAEDSSGPIIFDPASFYGHSEYELAIAGMFGGFSSSFYSAYHSKIPKTPGFEKRLQLYQLFHYLNHWNHFGSGYRGSSLNIMRNLSK, from the exons ATGGAGACCCTGCTTAAGCGGGAGCTGGGCTGCAGCTCAGTCAAAGCTACGGGTCACTCGGGAGGCGGGTGCATTAGCCAGGGCCAGAGTTATGACACGGACAAAGGACGAGTGTTTGTGAAAGTGAACTCCAAGGCAGAG GCTAGAAGAATGTTTGAGGGCGAGATGGCAAGCTTAACTGCCATTCTGAAGACGGGCACAGTCAAGGTACCCAAGCCCATCAAGGTTGTCGATGCCCCAGGAGGTGGGAGCATGCTTGTGATGGAGCATTTGGACATGCGGTATCTGAGCAG TCATGCCACCAAGCTTGGGACCCAGCTTGCAGATCTACACCTTGAGAACAAGAGGCTTGGAGAGAGGCTGCTGAAGGAGGCTGGCACTGTGG ggaaaggaggtgaACAGGCAGAGCGGCAGTATGTGGACCAGTTTGGGTTTGATGTAGTGACATGCTGCGGATACCTCCCCCAG GTAAATGACTGGCAGAAGGATTGGGTCGAATTCTATGCCAGGCAGCGCATTCAGCCCCAGATGGACATGGTGGAGAAGAAGTCTGGGGACCGGGAAGCTCTTGAGCTGTGGTCTGCTCTGCAG TTGAAGATTCCTGACCTGTTCCGTGATCTGGAAATTGTGCCCGCCTTACTCCATGGAGACCTCTGGGGAGGGAATGTAGCAGAAGATTCCTCTGGGCCCATCATTTTTGACCCAGCATCCTTCTATGGACACTCAGAATATGAGCTGGCAATAGCAGGCATGTTTGGCGGCTTCAGTAGCTCCTTTTACTCTGCATACCACAGCAAAATCCCTAAAACCCCAGGATTTGAGAAGCGCTTGCAGTTGTATCAGCTCTTTCACTATCTGAACCACTGGAATCATTTTGGATCTGGGTACAGGGGATCCTCTCTAAACATAATGAGGAATCTCAGCAAATGA
- the Fn3k gene encoding fructosamine-3-kinase, with amino-acid sequence MEQLLRAQLHTTTLRAFGSSGGGCISEGYAYYTDSGPVFVKVNRRTQARQMFEGEMASLEALRNTGLVRVPKPMKVIDLPGGGAVFVMEHLKMKSLSSQASKLGEQMADLHLYNQKLREKSKTRENTVGCGAEDAEPQGVTKFGFHTVTCCGFIPQVNEWQDDWPTFFTRHRLQAQLDLIEKDYADRETQELWSRLQVKIPDLFAGIEIVPALLHGDLWSGNVAEDDQGPVIYDPASFYGHSEFELAIASMFGGFPRSFFTAYHRKIPKAPGFDKRLLLYQLFNYLNHWNHFGREYRSPSLGVMRKLLR; translated from the exons ATGGAGCAGCTGCTGCGCGCCCAGCTTCACACCACGACACTGCGGGCCTTTGGGAGCTCCGGAGGGGGCTGCATCAGCGAGGGCTATGCCTACTACACTGACAGTGGCCCAGTGTTTGTCAAGGTCAACCGCAGGACGCAG GCCCGGCAGATGTTTGAGGGAGAGATGGCGAGCCTGGAGGCCCTCCGCAACACTGGCTTGGTGCGGGTTCCTAAGCCCATGAAGGTGATTGACctgccaggaggtggggctgtctTTGTGATGGAGCACTTGAAGATGAAGAGCCTTAGCAG TCAGGCATCAAAGCTCGGGGAACAGATGGCAGACCTGCACCTTTACAATCAGAAGCTCAGGGAGAAGTCCAAGACTCGGGAGAACACAGTGG GCTGTGGGGCGGAGGATGCTGAGCCCCAGGGTGTGACCAAGTTCGGCTTTCACACAGTGACGTGCTGTGGCTTCATCCCACAG GTGAATGAATGGCAGGACGACTGGCCAACCTTCTTTACTCGACACCGGCTCCAAGCTCAGTTGGATCTCATTGAAAAGGACTATGCTGACAGAGAGACACAAGAGCTGTGGTCAAGGCTACAG GTGAAGATCCCGGATCTGTTTGCGGGTATAGAGAttgtccctgccctgctccatgGAGACCTCTGGTCTGGAAATGTGGCTGAGGATGACCAGGGACCCGTTATTTATGATCCAGCCTCCTTCTATGGCCATTCTGAGTTTGAACTGGCCATTGCATCGATGTTTGGGGGGTTCCCCAGATCCTTCTTCACTGCCTACCATCGGAAGATTCCAAAGGCTCCAGGGTTCGACAAGCGCCTGCTGCTGTACCAGCTCTTTAACTACCTAAACCACTGGAACCATTTTGGGCGGGAGTACAGAAGCCCATCCCTGGGGGTGATGAGGAAGCTGCTCAGGTAG